One Diospyros lotus cultivar Yz01 chromosome 1, ASM1463336v1, whole genome shotgun sequence genomic window carries:
- the LOC127790821 gene encoding nucleoside hydrolase 4-like isoform X5, translating to MFRLELEANVASRRTVASPAPRSAVIFPSSTRGFQQWAGVDTGKLSRWDRRVVWMSIPTWAYAKDFFLSRKYSPLQQLSAQQVMIDAISAGPIVVFLLGSHTNLAIFLMNNPLLKKNIEHIYVMGGAVRPNCPNTANNYSRSEQCHPPGSLFPDNSNPYAEFNIFEDPFAAYMVIHSGIPVTLIPLDATNTIPVSKDFLKALEQNQNTYEAQYCFKSLKLAHDTWYNDRFHETYFMWDYFMVGVAISTMQNSNGNLGENEFSQMEYMNITVVTSNKPYGISDGSNPFFCSQAFTEFHLQKNGVHSGHVQTGMLDPFCLVHNGKGRCEDGYTKEVTGPEAVQVRVATKAKQDSSVDGLLNITFYRSFLSVINSPEQSGRFSIATQFPYYEEVMFRPDFGTRKLGRPVIFDMDMSPGDFLALFYLLKLPVEVIDLKGILVTPTGWANAATINIIYDVLHMMGRDDIPVGLGDAFAIGETNPFFPAIGGCKYSQAIPYGSGGFLDSDTLYGFARYLPRSPRRYTAENSVKFGAPRDTDHPELRQPLSLEVWRAITESMKPGYKINILTNGPLTTLAKIIQQNGSSMIQDVYIVGGHIRRDSKDKGNIFTVPGNKYGEFNMFLDPSATKTVFNSELDIKLVPLDIQRRVSSFRKILEKLQLTNKTPEAAFASHLLSRLWHLQQKHHRYHHMDMFLGEVIGAVVFAQNHSLLNQTFQSESLKLQASGEISRVGQIGIDRRRGKSAKILKSIDSVKYYEHFASVLGDHKQPTLIGSFDEQKRIWGRPHNDPV from the exons ATGTTCCGGTTGGAGTTGGAGGCGAATGTGGCATCACGCCGAACGGTAGCTTCACCGGCCCCGAGGTCGGCGGTTATCTTCCCCTCATCGACCAG GGGATTTCAACAGTGGGCGGGTGTAGATACAGGCAAGCTATCCCGGTGGGATCGAAGGGTCGTTTGGATGTCGATACCAACCTGGGCTTACGCAAAGGATTTCTTCCTCAG CAGGAAGTATTCTCCGCTTCAGCAGCTCTCTGCACAGCAAGTGATGATTGATGCCATTTCAGCTGGTCCTATCGTGGTGTTTCTTCTGGGATCCCACACAAATCTTGCCATTTTTCTGATGAACAACCCTCTTTTAAAGAAGAACATTGAGCATATTTATGTCATGGGTGGTGCTGTTAGGCCAAATTGTCCAAATACTGCTAACAACTACTCCAGATCAGAGCAGTGCCATCCCCCTGGCAGTCTGTTTCCGGATAACAGTAATCCGTATGCTGAGTTCAATATCTTTGAAGACCCTTTTGCTGCATATATG gTAATTCATTCTGGGATTCCAGTTACCCTCATTCCACTGGATGCTACGAATACAATCCCTGTGAGCAAGGACTTCTTGAAAGCACTTGAACAAAATCAGAATACATATGAAGCACAATACTGCTTCAAGTCCTTAAAGTTGGCTCATGATACATGGTACAATGACCGGTTTCATGAG ACCTACTTCATGTGGGACTATTTTATGGTTGGAGTAGCAATATCGACAATGCAGAACTCCAACGGTAATCTTGGAGAAAATGAATTCTCTCAGATGGAATATATGAACATCACTGTAGTTACTTCAAATAAACCTTATGGAATATCAGATGGGTCAAATCCATTCTTTTGCAGCCAAGCGTTCACTGAATTCCATTTGCAAAAGAATGGGGTGCACAGTGGTCATGTGCAGACAGGAATGCTCGACCCGTTCTGCCTTGTCCATAATGGAAAAGGCAGATGTGAG GACGGTTACACAAAAGAGGTAACTGGTCCAGAAGCTGTGCAGGTTCGTGTTGCAACAAAAGCCAAGCAAGATTCCAGTGTCGACGGTTTGCTGAACATAACATTTTATAGAAGCTTCTTAAGT GTTATTAATAGTCCTGAGCAATCTGGGAGGTTTAGTATTGCCACACAATTTCCTTACTACGAGGAAGTCATGTTTCGACCAGATTTTGGAACAAGAAAATTGGGAAGACCCGTAATCTTTGATATGGATATGAGTCCTGGGGACTTCTTAGCTCTTTTTTATCTCTTAAAATTACCTGTAGAAGTTATTGATCTAAAG GGGATATTGGTAACTCCAACAGGCTGGGCAAATGCTGCAACAATAAACATTATATATGATGTTCTGCATATGATGGGCCGTGATGACATTCCGGTTGGCTTGGGAGATGCGTTTGCGATTGGTGAAACAAACCCATTTTTCCCTGCCATTGGAGGCTGCAAGTATAGCCAGGCAATCCCTTATGGCAGTGGTGGCTTCTTAGATTCTGATACACTGTATGGTTTTGCTCGTTACTTGCCTCGTAGTCCTCGGAG GTACACAGCAGAGAACTCTGTAAAATTTGGGGCTCCACGAGATACTGATCATCCTGAACTTAGGCAACCGTTATCATTAGAAGTTTGGAGGGCTATCACAGAATCAATGAAACCAGGGTACAAGATTAATATATTGACCAACGGCCCCTTGACTACTTTAGCCAAAATCATCCAACAGAATGGAAGCTCCATGATTCAG GATGTGTACATAGTTGGGGGACACATTCGCCGTGACAGTAAGGATAAAGGCAATATTTTCACAGTTCCAGGAAACAAGTATGGAGAGTTCAACATGTTTCTTGATCCTTCAGCTACAAAGACGGTATTCAACTCAGAATTGGACATCAAGCTTGTCCCTCTAGACATTCAAAGGAGAGTTAGTTCTTTCAGAAAGATTCTTGAAAAGCTACAGCTCACTAATAAGACTCCAGAAGCTGCGTTTGCTTCCCATCTTCTCTCAAGGCTATGGCACTTGCAACAGAAGCATCACAGATACCATCACATG GATATGTTCTTAGGAGAAGTCATTGGTGCGGTGGTCTTCGCTCAGAATCACTCCCTTCTGAACCAAACATTTCAATCCGAATCGCTCAAGCTCCAAGCTTCTGGTGAGATTTCAAGAGTTGGACAGATCGGTATAGACAGAAGAAGAGGCAAATCAGCCAAAATATTGAAAAGCATTGATAGCGTAAAGTATTACGAGCACTTTGCCAGTGTGTTGGGTGACCACAAACAGCCTACTTTGATAGGAAGCTTCGATGAACAGAAAAGAATATGGGGTAGACCGCATAATGATCCTGTGTAA